The region GAGCCAGAGGATGATACCCATCGATCTGCATATCCACTCCTGGCACAGTTCCGACGGCGAGCTGTCCATCGGGGAGATTCTTAAGGAGAGCCGGCGGCTGGGGATGAAGACCATCGCCATCACCGACCACAACCGGGTCGGAGGCGTGGCCGAAGCGCTGCGCCATGGCGAACAGCTGGGAATCGAGGTGATTCCGGGCATTGAGATTGACTGTAGTTTCCAGGGGATCGATCTCCATCTGCTCGGCTATTATGTGGATGAGCGCCAGCCGGAGCTGCAGCGCCTAGGAGAGGAGATGGAGGCCCGGGAGTTGCAGGCTTTCCCGCGGGTTCTGGCCGAGCTGCGCAAGCTGGGGCTGGTGGTCGACCCCGCGGCGCTGCTGCAAAAGGCCGCCGGCAATGTTCCCAGCCCGGAGCTGATCGCCGAGGTGCTGCTGGCCGACCCGGCCAGCGCCGGCCATCCGTTGCTCGAGCCCTACCGGCCGGGCGGCAGCCGGAGCGACATGCCCTATCTCAACTTTTACCGGGATTTCATGGCCCAAGGCAAAGCCGCCCATGTCCCCCTGGAGTTGCTGCGGCTTGAGGACGCCGTGGAGCTGGTCCGCCAGTGCCGGGGCATCCCGGTCATCGCCCACCCTGGCGACAATCTGCGGGAGCAGCCGGAACTCATCGACGCCGTCATCGGCCAGGGAGTACTGGGAATCGAGGCTTTCAGCAATTACCACAGCGCCGCCCAGACGGAATATTTCTGCCGGAAAGCCCGGGCCCACCGGGTCCTGGTCACTGGGGGCAGCGACTTTCACGGCAAGAATAAGCCGACCATCGGCATCGGCGGTTACGACTGTCCGGCCGACCCCCTGGAATGGCTCGGGGAGCTGCGGCGGGCCCGCGCCGGACTTTTGCCCTGAGCGGTCGCAGTCCCGTCGCCGGTATGCTCAGGGGGCGAGCTGCCGGCGGAGCTCGGCCGCGATGGCGGCGACGCCCCGCTCGATGGCCGGGCCATCGGTCCGGGCGATGCTGAGCCGGATCCCTTTCTCGTAGAAGGAGCGATCCAGGTAGTAGGAGTCGCCGGGGGCGACCAGGACCCGCCGGGCCCGGAGCGCGGCGATCAGCCCGCCCTCGGAGGCGGCCGGCGGCAGCTTCAGATAGGAGTAGGGCCCGGACCCGCCTCCGGTCCACTGGGCGCCCAGCCCGGTCAGGAGCGGGATTTGCCGCTCCAAACAGCGGAGTCTTTCGCTCAGCTCCTTGCCAAAGGCGGCGGCGTGTTTCTTCAGCAGGTTGCTACGGATATAGATCTCCAACGTCGCCTGGGAAATCAGCGACGGGGTGAAGTAGGAGTAGTAGTAGGACAGCTCGATATACTTCTCGAAGGTCGGCAGCAGGCCGGCGGGGAGCACCACCAGGCCGATCCGCAGCCAGGGCAGGATCTTGGTGAAAGTCTTCAAATAAATATGGTGGCGGTGGTCGCCCTCGGCGAAGACCGGGTCATAGCCGCGTTCGCTCATCACGTCCCCAAAATAGTCGTCCTCCACGATATACACGTCGTAACGGGCCGCCAGTTCGGCCAGGCGCTTCCGCTCGGCGCGGCGGTAGGCGGTTCCCAGCGGGTTGTGGTTGTGGGGCACGGTATAAAAAAACTTGATGGTCCCGGAGCGAAAGAGGCTTTCCAGCCGCTCCAGATCGATCCCCTGCCGGTCCCTGGCAACGCCCTGGACCCTGGAACCGGAGAATTTGAGGAAATCCAGGTAATAGCCATAGGTCGGCTGTTCGACCAGCACGGTCTCCCGGCCGTTGGGGAAGGGCATCTGGGTCAGAATGCTCAGCACCGGTTGCGCCCCCAGGGAGACCAGAATATGCTCGGTCTCGGCGAAAACTTGAAAATCCGCCAGATAGGACGCAAGTAAAGCGCGGAGCGAGGCCACGCCCTTGATGTCGTGATCGATGGCTTGACCCCGGTAAAGGTCGACCGCTCGGTCCAGGCAGTGCTTGAGATCGGGGGTATGAACCGCGCCGCTCATCGGGTTGCCGGTCGAGAAATCGATGGCGGACCCGTCCCGCTCGGGCTGGTGCAGCAGGTTTTCGACCACGTAGTACCCGCTCTGCGGCACCGAATAGACCAGGTGCTTGCTTTTTAGCGTTTCATAGACTTTCACGGCAGTGCTCTGGCTGCAGCGATAGGTGCGGCATAAATCCCGCACCGAAGGCAGCTGCCTGCCGGGCTGATATTTCTTCCGCATGATCGCCTGTTCCAACTCGGAGACGATCCGCTGATAGATCGGTTTTGCCACGCCGTTTCCACTCCTTTGTACCGCTACAGTTCCATTGTAACATGCTTGAGCCCTGGTGAACAGGGCGCTATAATGAATAGCGGAGTCCGAAACAGTTTGCCAATTCTGTCATTGTTTGAAAGATAGGCTGAATCCATTGATCCATCATGAAAGGAGTTCCTGGCGATGAGACACGATCTGAAAAAAACCTTGGTCACGGCCGGCGCTTTCTTTATCTTCTTTTGGTTCGGATTTCTGGACAACCTGAAAGGGCCGACCATCCCCTTTATTCTGAAAGACCTGGGAATCGGCTACTCGCTGATGGGCAACGTGCTGGGACTGCAGTACGGCGGCTTTTTTCTGGCGACGTTGGCGGCCGGAGTCCTGATCTTCCGTTTTGGCCTCAAAAAAGTCTTCCTGGGCCTGAGCATGCTGCTGTTGGCCGGGATCGGCTGCGCGGCGGCCGCCCCGGGCTATGCTCCGCTGGTCCTGGGCTTTTTCTTGACCGGATTGGGGCTGGGCGCGGTGGAAGTGGCCGGCAACAGCACCATCGTCCTGCTGCATCCGGAGCGAAAAGGAAAACTCTTGAACTTGCTGGGTTTCTTCCACGGCGTGGGTTCCATGATCGTGCCCATCTATGCGGGCGCGCTGCTCTCGGCCCATTATTCCTGGCGGTTCACCTTCGCGCTGTCCCTGGCGCCGCTGACGCTCTTCCTCATTTACCTGCTGGCGGTCAAGTTCCCGGAATACCGGCGCGAAGCGGCGGAAAACATCTTCGCCCTTTTGAAGTCGGCCTTTACTGCGGAGATGATCTGGCATTACCTGGCGATCTGTTTTTATGTGGCGGCGGAAATCGGGCTCGCCGCCTGGATCATCGAGTACAACTATAAGATCAAGGGACAGCCGCTCTTTTACAGTTCGCTCTCGCTCACCCTGTACTTCGGGCTGATTACCGGGGGGCGGTTGCTCGGCAGCTTCGTCGTCGATCGCCTGGGGCATCTGCGGGTATTGCTGGCGGCCGCCCTCGGCGCGGTCGTCTGCCTGACGCTGGGGCTCTACGGCCCGGCCGCCGTGGCATTTTTCCTGCCGGCCACCGGCTTTTGCTTCTCGATCATCTTTCCGACCCTGACGACTTCGTTTTCGAATATCTGTCAAGCCGGTATCGAAAAGTATCTGGGCTTCTTATTCACCTTCGCCGGAATCGGGGGGATGATCGGGCCGTGGCTGATCGGGCTCTGCGGCGGTTGGCTGCAGCTGGGGACCAGCATGTCGCTGCTGATTCTCTACGCCTTGATCATGCTTGGCTCCATCGCGGTCCTATTGGGAAAGGCCGGAAACGATCTGCGGGTCAGCCGTCGGAGCGGCGCCTAACTGTCCGAAGGGGGCCATCGGTTGCAAAACAAGGGGATAGCCTGAGCCAGGCCATCCCCTTGCCGGTATGGTGCGTTGCTCGCTAATCCATCATTCTTCGGAAAATTGCAGTTCCCCCGCAGCCTGTCGCATCCGGTGGGTCAGGTTGTTGATCCACTTGCCCGAGCGTAGCCGCCAGACGCCGACGCTCAATTTGAAAAATTCGTCCAGCGTGGCCAGGAGATAGACGAAATAGGGCGGGAAATGCCAGACCAGGCCGCCGATGAACGAGAGCGGCACGGCGATCAGCCAAAGGCCGGCGGTATCCAGGAAGAGACTGAACTTGGTATCCCCGCCGCTGCGCAGGATGCCCACGATATTGATGAGGTTGAAGATCCGGAAAGGGATCGAGCAGGCGAAGATGGTGCTCACCATCCGCGCAATATGGGTCACCTGATCGGCCACATGATACAGCGTGAGAAAGGGCCCCATCCCCAGCAGAATCAAGCCCCCGATGAGCAACCCCGATACCGGCCCGAGGATCGCGAACCGTTTGGCGTAATCCAAGGCCAAGTCCTCCCGGCCGGCGCCGATCCGGTTGCCGACCATCACCGCGCAGGCATTGGCCATGCCGATGAAGAGCACCATCGCCACCCGTTCCACGGTTGAAGAGATGTTGACGGCCGCCACCACGTCGGTGCCCATATGCCCGTAGACCACGGTTAACATCACCATTCCCAGGGACCAGAGGGACTCGTTACCGATCACCGGCAGGGTGGTCTGGAAGAAGCGCTTGACAAACTCCCGGGAGAGGTCGAACATCTCCTGGAATCGGGCCGCGGGCACCATCCGGTTCCGGTAAACCACCGAAAGCGTGATGAATAGTTCCACGGCCCGGGCGATCAAGGTCGCCAGGGCGGAACCGGCCACTTCCAAACGGGGGAAGCCCCAAAGCCCGTAAATCAAAACATAATTCAGGATCGAATTCAACCCGAAAGCGATCAAGCTGACTTTCACCGGCAGCTTCACCTCGCCGGTGCTGCGCAAAATAAAGGCGTAGCAGAAGCTGACGGCATTGAATAGGTAACTGAATGAAATGATCCTCAGATAGCGGCTCCCCTGGGCGATGACCGCCGGGTCATTCGTGAAACAGCGCAGAACCGGCCCGGGGATGAAGAAGGCCAGCCCGAAAAAGAGCAGCGCGATGGCCATTCCGGTGGCCAAGGCCACCCCCAGCACCCGCCGGATATTCTTCAGATCGCGCTGCCCCCAGAATTGGGCGGTGAAAATGGCGGCGCCGCTGTTGACCCCGAACAGAAGCAGGTTGAACAGGAAAAAGACCTGATTGGCCAGGCCGACCGCAGCGATGGCGGTGGCGCCCAATTGGCCAATGATGATCGTATCGACCATGTTCAACGAGGAGGTGATCAGGTTTTGCATGGCGATGGGCAGCGCCAGCGCCAACAAGGGCTTGATAAATTCGGGGTCCTTCAAAAGTTTGTGCCACATGACAACCGTTCCTTATGAAAGAATCATTTTACCATTTTACTATAAGAAAGCCGTTTTCCGCAAATAAAATTCCATGAAAGGGTGTTCGGAACGCACCGGAATTCCGCCGTGGCATCAAGCGCGATGCGGGAGCGGAGTGTCCTGAATGGATAAAGCGCTGCAGCGTCACATAAAAATAGAAAACATAAAAATCTTGTAACGCGGGGGCCGGCCATTGCCACCCGGGATGGCCGATCCTATAATAGAGTTGACAGCATATCACAAAGGAGTGTGGCCCCATGGGTTTCAGGGAGAGATTGTTCGGTGAGAATCACCGGCCGCGCTTTACCGGCCTGGAGATCTTGCAATACATCGGACCGGGTCTGTTGGTAACGGTCGGTTTCATTGACCCCGGCAACTGGGCCTCCAATGTGGCGGCCGGTTCCGATTACGGCTACCGTTTGCTCTGGATGGTCACGCTGTCCACCCTGATGCTGATCATGCTGCAACATAATGCCGCTCATCTGGGGATCGCCACCGGATATTGCCTTTCGGAAGCGGCGGCGCTCTATACTCCGCCCTGGGTGGCCCGGCTGGTCCTGGGATCGGCAGTTCTGGCCAGCGTCTTCACGGCCCTGGCGGAGATCCTGGGCGCAGCCATCGCGCTGCGGATGTTATTCGGCTTGCCGCTGAAGGCCGGGGCGGTCCTGGTGACTTTGGTTGTCACGTGGCTGCTCTATGCCAATTCCTATCAGAAGCTGGAGCGTTGGATCATTGGTTTCGTTTCGTTGATTGGGCTGTCTTTCATCTTCGAGCTGACGCTGGTCCGGATCGATTGGGCACAGGCGGCCGTGGGCTGGGTGACGCCCCGCTTTCCCCAAGGGTCGCTGCCGGTGATCATGAGCGTACTGGGCGCGGTGGTGATGCCCCACAATCTCTTCCTCCATTCGGAGATTATCCAGAGCCGGCAGTGGAATCTCCAGGACGACAAGGTCATCCGGCACCAGTTGAAGTACGAATTTTACGATACTTTGTTCTCGATGATCGTCGGCTGGGGGATCAACAGCGCGATGATTCTGCTGGCGGCCACCACTTTTTTCAGCCGGGGCTTCAACGTGACCGAATTGGAGCAGGCTCAGAACATTCTCCGCCCAATGCTGGGAAACGGCGCGGCCGTCGTTTTTGCGCTGGCGCTGTTGATGGCCGGCCTTTCCTCCAGCGTCACCGCTGGAATGGCGGGCGGCAGCATCTTCGCCGGACTGTACCGGGAGCCTTACGACATTCACGACAATCATAGCCGTTGGGGAGTGGGGATCACCTTATTTCTGGCCCTGGCGATCATTTTCTTCGTCAAGGACGCCTTTCAGGGCTTGGTCGTCTCGCAGATGCTGCTCAGCGTACAGCTGCCGATCACCGTCTTTTTGCAGATCTATCTGACCTCCTCCAAACGGGTGATGGGCCGCTATGCCAATCCGCCGCTGGACCGCCTGCTGCTTTGGCTGATCGCCGCGGTGGTCAGCGGGCTCAACATCATGTTGCTTCTCAGTTATTGGCGGTAATGCCGTTTTAAAATTGATTTTATGGATTTCAAGGCGCTCTGTCTCCGGAACAGGGCGCCTTGACCGTTGCCGCAAAGGAACCCTGTTTCCGCATGTGTGACGGTTTGGTTAAATTCGCCAGAAACGGCAAAGCGCTATAGACAAAACGCCCGACCTGGGTCTATAATTTAATTAATCAATTAATTAAAAAGTTGAGGGAAGATGCTTGGAAAAAGAGAAAGACGCGCGCACGAAATTGATTGAAGCGGCGGTCCGATTATTCGCCCAGAAAGGCTACGCCGCGGTGACTTTCAAGGACTTGGCCGAAGCCTCCGGGGTCAACAGCGCCCTGATCAATTACCACTTCGGAGGCAAAGAGGGACTTTATGCCGCGATGGTGGAGTCGCAATTCTCCAAATTTGCCGAGAGCATTGTCAACCCGCAATTAGCCGCCCTGGAACCGGCCCAGCGGATCCGGCAGATCATCCGGAACCTTTCTCGTCTGCATCAGAGTAATCCTTATATCCGCCGGTTGCTCGGCAGTGAACTGGTGAATCCGACGCCCTGTTTTGAGACGCTCATTAAAGAGCGGGCGGTCAAGTTCAGCCGGCAAGTGGTGGCCACGATCCAGGAAGGAATCGACAAGGGACAGTTCCGCAAGGATCTGAATCCGGCGATTACGGCAGCCACCATGCTCGGGTCGGTCCACTTTTATTTCGTCGGCAAGCCCATTATCCAAAATTTGCTGCCGCTCACTGACGCGATGGATCAAGAGTTCGAGCGCCATGTGGTCGAGATTTTTTTCCAAGGAATTCTGGATCCGGATTACCGGGAGGGACAGTAAATCCGGACTATGCCCTGAGCCGGATGGCTTCCCTGCCTTTAAACATTCCACGATGAGCTTCAATGAGGGATTGAGGAGGAAATGTCATGAATAAGCGTTTTTTGGCGGTGATTGGCATCTTTGTCATTTTAGCCGGCTTGACGATCTATAAGTTATGGGACAAAAAGGCGGAAGGGATCACCGCCACCGGCACGATCGAGATCACCAAGACGGATATTACGCCGAAAGTCGGCGGCTACCTGGCGGAGCTTGCGGTCGATTCCGGAACCGAGGTGCAGGCCGGCCAGACCGTCGCCCGGATCGACCGGCCCGATCTGGAGGCCCAGTTATTGCGGGACGAGGCGGCGCTGGACAAAGCCGAGCTTCAATTGGAGGACCTGGAAAAAGGCGCCCGGGCTCAGGAACGGAAAGCGGCGTCGGCCAACGTGGCGTCGGCCCGCTCGGTCTACCAGAAAGCCAAGGCCGATTTTGTCCGGTATCATGCGCTGTATCAACAGGGAGCGATCTCCCAACGGGACCTGGATGTAGCGCGTTCGGCGATGGAGGTCGCCGAGAGCTCGCTGCAATCGGCGGAGA is a window of Hydrogenispora ethanolica DNA encoding:
- a CDS encoding PLP-dependent aminotransferase family protein; the protein is MAKPIYQRIVSELEQAIMRKKYQPGRQLPSVRDLCRTYRCSQSTAVKVYETLKSKHLVYSVPQSGYYVVENLLHQPERDGSAIDFSTGNPMSGAVHTPDLKHCLDRAVDLYRGQAIDHDIKGVASLRALLASYLADFQVFAETEHILVSLGAQPVLSILTQMPFPNGRETVLVEQPTYGYYLDFLKFSGSRVQGVARDRQGIDLERLESLFRSGTIKFFYTVPHNHNPLGTAYRRAERKRLAELAARYDVYIVEDDYFGDVMSERGYDPVFAEGDHRHHIYLKTFTKILPWLRIGLVVLPAGLLPTFEKYIELSYYYSYFTPSLISQATLEIYIRSNLLKKHAAAFGKELSERLRCLERQIPLLTGLGAQWTGGGSGPYSYLKLPPAASEGGLIAALRARRVLVAPGDSYYLDRSFYEKGIRLSIARTDGPAIERGVAAIAAELRRQLAP
- a CDS encoding MFS transporter, with the translated sequence MRHDLKKTLVTAGAFFIFFWFGFLDNLKGPTIPFILKDLGIGYSLMGNVLGLQYGGFFLATLAAGVLIFRFGLKKVFLGLSMLLLAGIGCAAAAPGYAPLVLGFFLTGLGLGAVEVAGNSTIVLLHPERKGKLLNLLGFFHGVGSMIVPIYAGALLSAHYSWRFTFALSLAPLTLFLIYLLAVKFPEYRREAAENIFALLKSAFTAEMIWHYLAICFYVAAEIGLAAWIIEYNYKIKGQPLFYSSLSLTLYFGLITGGRLLGSFVVDRLGHLRVLLAAALGAVVCLTLGLYGPAAVAFFLPATGFCFSIIFPTLTTSFSNICQAGIEKYLGFLFTFAGIGGMIGPWLIGLCGGWLQLGTSMSLLILYALIMLGSIAVLLGKAGNDLRVSRRSGA
- a CDS encoding MATE family efflux transporter; the encoded protein is MWHKLLKDPEFIKPLLALALPIAMQNLITSSLNMVDTIIIGQLGATAIAAVGLANQVFFLFNLLLFGVNSGAAIFTAQFWGQRDLKNIRRVLGVALATGMAIALLFFGLAFFIPGPVLRCFTNDPAVIAQGSRYLRIISFSYLFNAVSFCYAFILRSTGEVKLPVKVSLIAFGLNSILNYVLIYGLWGFPRLEVAGSALATLIARAVELFITLSVVYRNRMVPAARFQEMFDLSREFVKRFFQTTLPVIGNESLWSLGMVMLTVVYGHMGTDVVAAVNISSTVERVAMVLFIGMANACAVMVGNRIGAGREDLALDYAKRFAILGPVSGLLIGGLILLGMGPFLTLYHVADQVTHIARMVSTIFACSIPFRIFNLINIVGILRSGGDTKFSLFLDTAGLWLIAVPLSFIGGLVWHFPPYFVYLLATLDEFFKLSVGVWRLRSGKWINNLTHRMRQAAGELQFSEE
- a CDS encoding PHP domain-containing protein, which encodes MIPIDLHIHSWHSSDGELSIGEILKESRRLGMKTIAITDHNRVGGVAEALRHGEQLGIEVIPGIEIDCSFQGIDLHLLGYYVDERQPELQRLGEEMEARELQAFPRVLAELRKLGLVVDPAALLQKAAGNVPSPELIAEVLLADPASAGHPLLEPYRPGGSRSDMPYLNFYRDFMAQGKAAHVPLELLRLEDAVELVRQCRGIPVIAHPGDNLREQPELIDAVIGQGVLGIEAFSNYHSAAQTEYFCRKARAHRVLVTGGSDFHGKNKPTIGIGGYDCPADPLEWLGELRRARAGLLP
- a CDS encoding Nramp family divalent metal transporter codes for the protein MGFRERLFGENHRPRFTGLEILQYIGPGLLVTVGFIDPGNWASNVAAGSDYGYRLLWMVTLSTLMLIMLQHNAAHLGIATGYCLSEAAALYTPPWVARLVLGSAVLASVFTALAEILGAAIALRMLFGLPLKAGAVLVTLVVTWLLYANSYQKLERWIIGFVSLIGLSFIFELTLVRIDWAQAAVGWVTPRFPQGSLPVIMSVLGAVVMPHNLFLHSEIIQSRQWNLQDDKVIRHQLKYEFYDTLFSMIVGWGINSAMILLAATTFFSRGFNVTELEQAQNILRPMLGNGAAVVFALALLMAGLSSSVTAGMAGGSIFAGLYREPYDIHDNHSRWGVGITLFLALAIIFFVKDAFQGLVVSQMLLSVQLPITVFLQIYLTSSKRVMGRYANPPLDRLLLWLIAAVVSGLNIMLLLSYWR
- a CDS encoding HlyD family secretion protein, which produces MNKRFLAVIGIFVILAGLTIYKLWDKKAEGITATGTIEITKTDITPKVGGYLAELAVDSGTEVQAGQTVARIDRPDLEAQLLRDEAALDKAELQLEDLEKGARAQERKAASANVASARSVYQKAKADFVRYHALYQQGAISQRDLDVARSAMEVAESSLQSAEMQLSLAAEGNRPDTIAAQRKEVLRNQAIVAASQVALKDAIVTVPLSGVVLSKNYEQGEFVNAGSAIATVGDLKDCWVRIYVASTQLGLIKIGQTCDVTIDSFPGRVFRGVIREINQSAEYTPRQSITERERANLVFGVKVKLDNSEGILKPGMPADVVLK
- a CDS encoding TetR/AcrR family transcriptional regulator; amino-acid sequence: MEKEKDARTKLIEAAVRLFAQKGYAAVTFKDLAEASGVNSALINYHFGGKEGLYAAMVESQFSKFAESIVNPQLAALEPAQRIRQIIRNLSRLHQSNPYIRRLLGSELVNPTPCFETLIKERAVKFSRQVVATIQEGIDKGQFRKDLNPAITAATMLGSVHFYFVGKPIIQNLLPLTDAMDQEFERHVVEIFFQGILDPDYREGQ